The following proteins are encoded in a genomic region of Ornithodoros turicata isolate Travis unplaced genomic scaffold, ASM3712646v1 Chromosome21, whole genome shotgun sequence:
- the LOC135373147 gene encoding uncharacterized protein LOC135373147, translating into MSLPDGDTQERSTFTASLATFNATPPEPFTFKTPNDWPTWRKRFLRFRAASGLNDKAELSQVDALIYIMGEQAEDIYATLKLSPEDARKFDKVLEAFDAYFVPRRNIIFERAKFNTRVQHDGESVEEFVTVLHSMADLCNYGALREELIRDRLVAGLRDKKVSEQLQLDSELTLQKAITAARQRETVRLQQAELHKGNDATVHRLTTHKVSPGSDSRRLATRKIHAGTTGPSSKSASQKLCRWCGRDRHARQDCPAKDKICSKCKKKGHFS; encoded by the coding sequence ATGTCTCTCCCCGACGGCGACACACAAGAGCGTTCGACGTTTACGGCATCCTTGGCTACATTCAATGCAACGCCACCGGAACCTTTCACGTTCAAGACGCCGAATGACTGGCCCACTTGGAGGAAACGCTTTCTACGTTTCCGTGCTGCCTCTGGCCTCAACGACAAGGCTGAGTTAAGCCAAGTAGATGCACTGATCTACATTATGGGTGAGCAAGCGGAGGACATATACGCCACGCTGAAGCTTAGTCCCGAAGACGCACGCAAGTTCGACAAGGTGCTAGAAGCGTTCGATGCCTACTTCGTTCCGCGCCGCAACATCATCTttgaacgtgcaaagttcaacACGAGAGTACAACACGATGGGGAATCTGTGGAGGAATTCGTGACTGTCCTGCATTCAATGGCAGACTTATGCAACTATGGAGCGTTGCGCGAAGAACTGATTCGCGACAGACTGGTTGCAGGCCTTCGAGACAAGAAAGTTTCGGAACAACTACAGCTCGACTCCGAACTCACTCTACAAAAGGCTATCACAGCTGCTCGCCAGCGAGAAACTGTCCGGCTGCAGCAAGCTGAACTTCACAAAGGCAATGACGCTACAGTACATCGACTAACGACGCACAAAGTGTCACCGGGGTCCGATTCAAGGAGACTGGCAACCAGGAAGATTCACGCAGGCACAACCGGTCCTTCTTCAAAGTCAGCTTCCCAAAAGCTCTGCCGGTGGTGCGGCCGTGACAGGCACGCAAGACAGGACTGCCCAGCAAAAGACAAGATATGCTCCAAATGCAAGAAGAAGGGGCACTTCTCATAA